From Watersipora subatra chromosome 2, tzWatSuba1.1, whole genome shotgun sequence, one genomic window encodes:
- the LOC137387450 gene encoding mucin-3A-like isoform X1 gives MAARQLSFLLVLLSCIMGSIISAADNDAVLDSALWDSFFSNQFVHELSGDDDSLYSAIGSIRTRNYLTPPADKSTSHSARLSLPNYSNIVFFYRGSRLEGPNYNCSALINLSFGAPLCLTNQAVNSSTPLQAARYTINQTDIRFTLTFTDKAVTGVPIPSYRFSYILYSEMLAPLTLSIPTRIASSPNFPFNATYTGPNNYTSATINVLAYDSIMIKLVMSDQSDAASLKNFVKIDQNTMLWEMATNVTVDVKEETLLTIEYVFSLTDPTASIGALVQIEGIDQSTDYIDICSGGYQSINEDQAAIFSPGYPLPNSKIYSNCQLVVPSSQYQIMDYNISWSEAGACNCTTASVKVNSDVMCCNAEQLPIEIALLTTDLVLEFNQMTSAITKSFIFEYHAWSFVDICDINLQAINTLPYRLRSPSFPQPYSPNRACFADFEIIGIKEITIEFKVFDLESTTHCQHDYLEVSFFKDDSRICENSWQGQKVTAETDGFFTLIFKSNFNIQKGGFAIELTSRDLEPSTTTMVTTTITPTTTPTTTPTTTPTTTPTTTPTTTPTTTTPKTSNTPLTTIKSDKTALTDKVSSSTSSPDYKTSSKPDSSTKAIDRRTTKSRSSSKSPKKPKLPPTKKDTKAGKVESKTGTPGYVWALVAIGVIGLIVIGGAVFMFRRRRIQHHSLLENSEADVSFENPIYKRESEMVRLNNDL, from the exons AGTTTGTACACGAACTCTCTGGCGATGACGATTCATTATACAGTGCCATAGGCAGCATCAGAACACGCAACTATTTGACTCCTCCAGCAGATAAGTCTACTAGCCATAGCGCCCGACTCTCCCTTCCCAACTATAGCAATATTGTCTTCTTCTACAGAGGATCTCG GTTGGAGGGACCTAACTACAACTGCTCAGCTCTGATAAACCTAAGCTTTGGTGCTCCCCTGTGCCTTACAAATCAGGCTGTCAATAGTTCGACACCACTACAGGCAGCACGGTACACTATCAACCAAACTGACATCAGGTTCACACTCACCTTCACAGACAAG gcCGTTACTGGTGTACCGATACCATCATACAGGTTCTCATACATACTGTACAGTGAAATGCTGGCTCCTCTCACTCTGTCAATTCCGACTCGGATAGCCTCATCTCCAAACTTTCCTTTTAACGCAACTTACACCGGCCCAAATAACTACACATCTGCTACTATTAATGTGCTAGCATATGATTCTATTATGATAAAGCTGGTCATGTCAGACCAAAGTGATGCAGCCAGCCTTAAAAACTTTGTAAAG ATTGATCAAAATACTATGCTGTGGGAAATGGCAACAAATGTAACTGTGGATGTGAAAGAGGAAACTCTCCTTACTATCGAATATGTTTTCTCCTTGACTGATCCAACGGCTAGTATTGGAGCACTGGTCCAAATTGAAG GTATTGACCAGTCTACTGATTACATTGATATATGCTCTGGAGGCTACCAATCTATAAACGAGGATCAAGCTGCCATATTTAGCCCAGGCTATCCACTACCAAACTCTAAAATCTACAGTAATTGCCAGTTAGTCGTACCCAGTTCTCAATATCAGATTATGGACTATAACATTAGCTGGAGTGAAGCTGGAGCCTGCAACTGCACAACTGCTAGTGTCAAGGTCAACAGTGATGTTATGTGCTGCAATGCAGA acaACTGCCGATTGAGATTGCCTTACTCACCACCGACTTAGTCTTGGAGTTCAACCAGATGACATCAGCCATaactaaaagttttatttttgaatACCATGCCTGGTCTTTCGTTGACATCTGTGACATAAACCTTCAAGCGATTAATACACTTCCTTATCGTCTCCGAAGTCCTTCGTTTCCTCAGCCATATTCCCCCAACAGAGCGTGCTTTGCAGACTTTGAGATAATAGGCATTAAGGAAATAACA ATAGAGTTCAAAGTGTTTGACCTTGAGAGCACTACACACTGTCAACACGATTATCTTGAGGTTAGTTTCTTTAAAGATGACTCTCGAATTTGTGAAAACTCATGGCAAGGTCAAAAAGTAACGGCAGAGACAGATGGATTTTTCACTTtgatttttaaatcaaatttcaacATACAAAAAGGAGGCTTTGCAATAGAGCTGACAAGTAGAGACTTGGAGCCTTCCACAACAACAATGGTAACAACCACAATCACGCCCACAACTACGCCTACAACCACACCCACAACTACGCCTACAACCACACCCACGACTACGCCTACAACCACGCCTACAACTACCACTCCCAAAACAAGTAATACACCACTCACAACTATAAAATCAGACAAAACAGCTTTGACTGACAAAGTTTCCTCTTCGACATCATCTCCAGATTATAAAACTTCTTCAAAACCAGATTCATCAACCAAAGCGATTGATCGGAGAACAACGAAGTCTAGAA GTTCTTCAAAATCACCAAAAAAACCAAAGTTACCACCGACTAAAAAAGACACAAAGGCTGGAAAAGTTGAAAGCAAAACAGGCACACCAGGATATGTTTGGGCTCTTGTGGCTATAGGTGTCATTGGCCTAATTGTAATTGGTGGAGCTGTTTTCATGTTCAGGCGCAGAAG AATACAGCACCATTCACTACTCGAGAACAGCGAGGCCGATGTTAGTTTTGAAAACCCCATATACAAAAGAGAGAGTGAAATGGTTCGACTTAACAATGACCTTTAG
- the LOC137387450 gene encoding mucin-3A-like isoform X2 yields MGSIISAADNDAVLDSALWDSFFSNQFVHELSGDDDSLYSAIGSIRTRNYLTPPADKSTSHSARLSLPNYSNIVFFYRGSRLEGPNYNCSALINLSFGAPLCLTNQAVNSSTPLQAARYTINQTDIRFTLTFTDKAVTGVPIPSYRFSYILYSEMLAPLTLSIPTRIASSPNFPFNATYTGPNNYTSATINVLAYDSIMIKLVMSDQSDAASLKNFVKIDQNTMLWEMATNVTVDVKEETLLTIEYVFSLTDPTASIGALVQIEGIDQSTDYIDICSGGYQSINEDQAAIFSPGYPLPNSKIYSNCQLVVPSSQYQIMDYNISWSEAGACNCTTASVKVNSDVMCCNAEQLPIEIALLTTDLVLEFNQMTSAITKSFIFEYHAWSFVDICDINLQAINTLPYRLRSPSFPQPYSPNRACFADFEIIGIKEITIEFKVFDLESTTHCQHDYLEVSFFKDDSRICENSWQGQKVTAETDGFFTLIFKSNFNIQKGGFAIELTSRDLEPSTTTMVTTTITPTTTPTTTPTTTPTTTPTTTPTTTPTTTTPKTSNTPLTTIKSDKTALTDKVSSSTSSPDYKTSSKPDSSTKAIDRRTTKSRSSSKSPKKPKLPPTKKDTKAGKVESKTGTPGYVWALVAIGVIGLIVIGGAVFMFRRRRIQHHSLLENSEADVSFENPIYKRESEMVRLNNDL; encoded by the exons AGTTTGTACACGAACTCTCTGGCGATGACGATTCATTATACAGTGCCATAGGCAGCATCAGAACACGCAACTATTTGACTCCTCCAGCAGATAAGTCTACTAGCCATAGCGCCCGACTCTCCCTTCCCAACTATAGCAATATTGTCTTCTTCTACAGAGGATCTCG GTTGGAGGGACCTAACTACAACTGCTCAGCTCTGATAAACCTAAGCTTTGGTGCTCCCCTGTGCCTTACAAATCAGGCTGTCAATAGTTCGACACCACTACAGGCAGCACGGTACACTATCAACCAAACTGACATCAGGTTCACACTCACCTTCACAGACAAG gcCGTTACTGGTGTACCGATACCATCATACAGGTTCTCATACATACTGTACAGTGAAATGCTGGCTCCTCTCACTCTGTCAATTCCGACTCGGATAGCCTCATCTCCAAACTTTCCTTTTAACGCAACTTACACCGGCCCAAATAACTACACATCTGCTACTATTAATGTGCTAGCATATGATTCTATTATGATAAAGCTGGTCATGTCAGACCAAAGTGATGCAGCCAGCCTTAAAAACTTTGTAAAG ATTGATCAAAATACTATGCTGTGGGAAATGGCAACAAATGTAACTGTGGATGTGAAAGAGGAAACTCTCCTTACTATCGAATATGTTTTCTCCTTGACTGATCCAACGGCTAGTATTGGAGCACTGGTCCAAATTGAAG GTATTGACCAGTCTACTGATTACATTGATATATGCTCTGGAGGCTACCAATCTATAAACGAGGATCAAGCTGCCATATTTAGCCCAGGCTATCCACTACCAAACTCTAAAATCTACAGTAATTGCCAGTTAGTCGTACCCAGTTCTCAATATCAGATTATGGACTATAACATTAGCTGGAGTGAAGCTGGAGCCTGCAACTGCACAACTGCTAGTGTCAAGGTCAACAGTGATGTTATGTGCTGCAATGCAGA acaACTGCCGATTGAGATTGCCTTACTCACCACCGACTTAGTCTTGGAGTTCAACCAGATGACATCAGCCATaactaaaagttttatttttgaatACCATGCCTGGTCTTTCGTTGACATCTGTGACATAAACCTTCAAGCGATTAATACACTTCCTTATCGTCTCCGAAGTCCTTCGTTTCCTCAGCCATATTCCCCCAACAGAGCGTGCTTTGCAGACTTTGAGATAATAGGCATTAAGGAAATAACA ATAGAGTTCAAAGTGTTTGACCTTGAGAGCACTACACACTGTCAACACGATTATCTTGAGGTTAGTTTCTTTAAAGATGACTCTCGAATTTGTGAAAACTCATGGCAAGGTCAAAAAGTAACGGCAGAGACAGATGGATTTTTCACTTtgatttttaaatcaaatttcaacATACAAAAAGGAGGCTTTGCAATAGAGCTGACAAGTAGAGACTTGGAGCCTTCCACAACAACAATGGTAACAACCACAATCACGCCCACAACTACGCCTACAACCACACCCACAACTACGCCTACAACCACACCCACGACTACGCCTACAACCACGCCTACAACTACCACTCCCAAAACAAGTAATACACCACTCACAACTATAAAATCAGACAAAACAGCTTTGACTGACAAAGTTTCCTCTTCGACATCATCTCCAGATTATAAAACTTCTTCAAAACCAGATTCATCAACCAAAGCGATTGATCGGAGAACAACGAAGTCTAGAA GTTCTTCAAAATCACCAAAAAAACCAAAGTTACCACCGACTAAAAAAGACACAAAGGCTGGAAAAGTTGAAAGCAAAACAGGCACACCAGGATATGTTTGGGCTCTTGTGGCTATAGGTGTCATTGGCCTAATTGTAATTGGTGGAGCTGTTTTCATGTTCAGGCGCAGAAG AATACAGCACCATTCACTACTCGAGAACAGCGAGGCCGATGTTAGTTTTGAAAACCCCATATACAAAAGAGAGAGTGAAATGGTTCGACTTAACAATGACCTTTAG